From one Humulus lupulus chromosome 8, drHumLupu1.1, whole genome shotgun sequence genomic stretch:
- the LOC133795048 gene encoding uncharacterized protein LOC133795048, with translation MMREMMQKFSDGQSTYATEHLDLVSRTTEKSPFSEWIQNEPKPQDFVIPSLPAFNGKGDPLNHLFQFQQKMALEANNEAIQCKVFSTTFSGPALLWFRQLKPGSLNSFSDLRRTFLQQYSVNREAPRTMADLYRIEQGENEHPKAYLQHFIDLVHQIHDVDPITAANLFVKSLQVGSLLHENLTMTPPYDMADMQTRAEGVFRVLEFREHAQKKSALISAPPTNNPPPPARDDKRKRNQTDHTKEGKRPRQDRQSSRYPSFEYTVSQEVIYEENKDRPIWRKPYKITPSDRRDKSRYCLFHKDHGHTIAECHNLNNQIQALMRSGRLTQYIKEIARPGASRHNPASAPAPQASDPVHAASDSTQEPLKQVPMIHGIVELTDNQEHTTKIHKRMEERVKRYKSLGHMVNLVTSEDRSYLASAITFTDDDLKGVHLPHDDPLIISLQVDRCQLGRVLIDGGSGVDILFWEAF, from the coding sequence ATGATGAGGGaaatgatgcagaagttctcAGATGGGCAATCAACCTACGCCACCGAGCATTTGGATCTAGTATCAAGAACCACTGAGAAATCGCCTTTCTCGGAATGGATTCAGAATGAGCCAAAGCCTCAAGACTTCGTCATCCCGTCCCTGCCTGCGTTCAATGGAAAAGGAGATCCGCTAAACCATTTATTCCAATTTCAACAGAAGATGGCATTAGAAGCTAATAACGAAGCTATTCAGTGCAAAGTCTTTTCAACGACTTTCTCTGGGCCAGCTCTGTTATGGTTTCGACAATTAAAACCCGGGTCACTCAACAGTTTTAGTGATCTCCGACGGACCTTTTTACAGCAATACAGCGTGAACAGAGAGGCACCCAGAACAATGGCTGATCTCTATCGGATTGAACAAGGGGAGAATGAACATCCGAAAGCATACTTACAGCATTTCATTGACCTCGTGCATCAAATCCATGACGTCGATCCAATCACCGCAGCAAATCTCTTCGTCAAAAGCTTGCAGGTGGGATCTCTTTTACATGAGAATCTCACCATGACGCCACCATACGACATGGCAGACATGCAGACCCGAGCCGAGGGCGTCTTCAGGGTCTTGGAATTTCGAGAACACGCACAGAAGAAGTCTGCACTCATCTCTGCTCCACCAACAAATAATCCTCCACCACCTGCTAGGGATGACAAGAGGAAGCGGAACCAAACAGATCACACGAAGGAAGGAAAAAGGCCAAGACAGGATCGACAGTCATCACGATACCCGTCCTTCGAATACACCGTCTCGCAAGAAgtcatttatgaagaaaataaagacaGACCTATCTGGCGAAAGCCCTACAAAATTACTCCTTCTGATAGAAGGGATAAAAGCAGATACTGTCTCTTCCACAAAGATCACGGTCATACGATCGCTGAATGCCACAACTTGAACAATCAGATCCAAGCCCTCATGAGGAGTGGGAGGCTTACCCAATACATCAAGGAGATAGCTAGACCAGGCGCCTCGCGGCATAATCCCGCTTCTGCCCCCGCTCCACAAGCGTCAGACCCCGTGCACGCAGCCTCTGACAGCACCCAGGAGCCTCTTAAGCAAGTCCCTATGATCCACGGGATCGTAGAACTCACTGACAACCAAGAGCATACAACCAAAATCCATAAAAGGATGGAAGAACGAGTGAAGCGATACAAATCATTAGGCCACATGGTCAATCTTGTCACTTCAGAAGACAGAAGCTACCTAGCCTCTGCAATCACCTTCACCGATGATGACCTGAAGGGCGTACACCTACCCCATGATGATCCACTCATCATTTCCCTACAAGTTGACCGTTGCCAGCTGGGCAGAGTTCTGATCGACGGGGGCAGTGGGGTCGACatcctcttctgggaagccttcTAG
- the LOC133795049 gene encoding uncharacterized protein LOC133795049: protein MGLEENQIRPSTTPILGFNSQRVYPKGVVRLTVVAAERALPVDFLIIDSTTSYNTIMGRNWIHRMQGVVSTLHQVMRFQSLNGRYTVDIKGCQKQAKKCFLTLKEINSSGTASQNNSPDK, encoded by the coding sequence ATGGGGCTAGAGGAGAATCAGATCCGGCCCTCCACCACGCCCATTTTGGGATTCAACAGCCAAAGAGTATATCCAAAGGGCGTCGTTCGATTAACTGTGGTGGCCGCAGAACGTGCCCTGCCAGTAGACTTTCTCATTATAGATTCCACCACAAGCTACAACACCATCATGGGGAGAAATTGGATCCACCGGATGCAGGGGGTAGTCTCAACTCTACATCAGGTGATGCGGTTTCAATCACTCAATGGGCGCTACACCGTCGACATCAAGGGATGCCAGAAGCAAGCCAAAAAGTGCTTCCTTACCTTGAAAGAAATAAATAGCTCTGGCACTGCTTCCCAAAACAACTCCCCTGACAAATAG